One part of the Halopenitus persicus genome encodes these proteins:
- a CDS encoding V-type ATP synthase subunit C: MSAVGSSNPEYVVARVRARRGMLYSDEEYRKLTRMGPSEIARFMEESTYETEINALGSRHGGVDLIEYALNRNLAKQFEGILDWSEGRLYDLIARYLRKFDARNVKTVIRGVYVEASTEEIEVDLIRAGEFDDRRIRRLLEAESIEGVIEVLEDTIYGPALEDAYADFEESGILVPLENAVDRTFYDHLLSGLGRDEPTRQYESFLTAEIDFRNARNALRLARSGADIDPAEYFIEGGDLFTRDTLARLARNLDELVEYIAESQYADDLGPALRDLEEADSLIAFEHATDAALLAYGDQLGTIHPVSVTPVISYILAKEREVQNIRAIARGKEAGLNDAEIEEELVIL, encoded by the coding sequence ATGAGTGCCGTCGGCAGCTCGAACCCGGAGTACGTCGTGGCGAGGGTTCGCGCCCGCCGCGGCATGCTGTACAGCGACGAGGAGTATCGCAAGCTCACCCGGATGGGTCCGTCCGAGATCGCCCGCTTCATGGAGGAGTCGACCTACGAGACCGAGATCAACGCGCTCGGCAGCCGACACGGCGGCGTCGACCTGATCGAGTACGCGCTCAACCGCAACCTCGCCAAGCAGTTCGAGGGGATCCTCGACTGGAGCGAGGGGCGCCTCTACGACCTGATCGCCCGGTACCTCCGGAAGTTCGACGCGAGAAACGTCAAGACCGTCATTCGCGGGGTCTACGTCGAGGCGTCGACCGAGGAGATCGAGGTCGACCTCATCCGTGCCGGCGAGTTCGACGACCGGCGCATCCGGCGCCTCCTCGAGGCGGAGTCGATCGAGGGCGTCATCGAGGTTCTCGAGGACACCATCTACGGTCCGGCCCTCGAGGACGCCTACGCCGACTTCGAGGAGTCAGGCATTCTCGTGCCGCTCGAGAACGCGGTCGACCGGACGTTCTACGACCACCTGCTTTCGGGACTCGGCCGCGACGAGCCGACCCGCCAGTACGAGTCGTTCCTGACGGCCGAGATCGACTTCCGGAACGCACGGAACGCGCTTCGGCTCGCCCGGTCCGGCGCCGACATCGACCCTGCCGAGTACTTCATCGAGGGTGGCGACCTCTTCACCCGTGACACGCTCGCTCGGCTCGCCCGGAACCTCGACGAGCTCGTCGAGTACATCGCCGAGAGCCAATACGCCGACGATCTCGGGCCCGCGCTCCGCGATCTCGAGGAGGCCGACAGCCTGATCGCCTTCGAGCACGCGACCGACGCGGCGCTTTTGGCCTATGGCGACCAGCTCGGCACGATCCACCCCGTGTCGGTGACCCCGGTCATCTCCTACATCCTCGCCAAGGAGCGTGAGGTACAGAACATTCGGGCGATCGCCCGCGGGAAGGAGGCCGGTCTGAACGACGCCGAAATCGAGGAGGAGCTGGTGATACTATGA
- a CDS encoding V-type ATP synthase subunit I has product MSKVSVTGSKRVIDDVIETTYEHHSLHVTDYDGSHDGFVPGESLEGAEEVNDRLVTVRSLESILEVDDEDAGPTGVLDDEELEAELTDVRERVNELTDRRDELRDRVRDLQEEIDRMEPFAALGIDLDLLRGYDSLEVVVGEAKADPVEDALAAADGIRAFEVFAGNGVVAAFAYPAEGADDDVLQDALVGVDIALLEVPEAETSPTEYVDELAAEQRDLEADLEDVEADLEDVKEEAASFLLRAEEQLTIEAEQKQAPLSFATTENAFIAEGWIPTATVDEFVAAIDDAVADHADVEEIERAEFTPDGDHHTEAVHDDQGREAATDGGHETGEETPPVVQNNGDIAGPFELLVKSFGRPQYSEFDPTLLVFLTFPLMFGFMIGDLGYGVLYAGIGVYLYKSFEGTLREMGAIAIWAGLFTMLFGVYYGFDIFGYHAYPHFGFEHWAISKGLGPGATEWALSWLVLSVLFGILHLNVGFVLSFLKNYRIHDLEHALYEGGSWLLLLNGAWLWIFSQHVAGPKPAFLFDSISVLTLGAIEFSGFPVVVGYLGLALAGVGALLLAIGEPAELVEVLSPIVNVVSYARIMAVLLAKGGMALAVNLLAFGAYIGEGGEGSFHFIFTPSHLEYVQSHPDSYELVFAGLTTAPDMPIVGLVIGVLVAIVGHIVVLLLGITSAGIQGVRLEYVEFFGKFYEGGGEAYSPFGYEREYTANE; this is encoded by the coding sequence CGAGGTCGACGACGAGGACGCCGGCCCGACCGGCGTGCTCGACGACGAGGAGCTCGAGGCGGAGCTCACCGACGTCCGCGAACGGGTCAACGAGCTCACCGACCGGCGGGACGAGCTTCGCGACCGCGTCCGCGACCTCCAGGAGGAGATCGACCGGATGGAGCCGTTCGCGGCCCTCGGGATCGACCTCGATCTGCTCCGCGGATACGACTCCCTCGAGGTCGTGGTCGGCGAGGCGAAGGCCGACCCCGTCGAGGACGCGCTCGCCGCGGCCGACGGGATCCGCGCCTTCGAGGTCTTCGCCGGCAACGGCGTCGTCGCGGCCTTCGCGTATCCCGCCGAGGGAGCCGACGACGACGTCCTGCAGGACGCGCTGGTCGGCGTGGACATCGCCCTGCTCGAGGTGCCCGAGGCCGAGACGAGCCCGACCGAGTACGTCGACGAGCTCGCGGCCGAACAGCGCGATCTCGAGGCCGACCTCGAGGACGTCGAGGCCGACCTCGAGGACGTCAAAGAGGAGGCAGCCAGTTTCCTCCTGCGCGCCGAGGAACAGCTCACGATCGAGGCCGAACAGAAGCAGGCCCCGCTTTCGTTCGCGACGACCGAGAACGCCTTCATCGCCGAGGGCTGGATCCCGACCGCGACGGTCGACGAGTTCGTCGCCGCCATCGACGACGCGGTCGCCGACCACGCCGACGTCGAGGAGATCGAGCGGGCCGAGTTCACCCCGGACGGCGACCATCACACCGAGGCCGTTCACGACGACCAGGGGCGGGAGGCCGCCACCGACGGCGGTCACGAGACCGGCGAGGAGACGCCGCCGGTCGTCCAGAACAACGGCGACATCGCCGGCCCGTTCGAGCTGCTCGTGAAGAGCTTCGGTCGACCGCAGTACTCCGAGTTCGACCCGACGCTGCTGGTCTTCCTCACCTTCCCGCTCATGTTCGGCTTCATGATCGGGGACCTCGGCTACGGCGTCCTGTACGCCGGCATCGGCGTGTACCTGTACAAGTCCTTCGAGGGAACGCTCCGCGAGATGGGCGCGATCGCCATCTGGGCCGGCCTGTTCACGATGCTGTTCGGCGTCTACTACGGGTTCGACATCTTCGGGTACCACGCCTACCCCCACTTCGGATTCGAACACTGGGCGATCTCCAAGGGTCTGGGCCCGGGCGCGACCGAATGGGCGCTGAGTTGGCTCGTGCTGAGCGTGCTGTTCGGCATCCTGCACCTGAACGTCGGGTTCGTCCTGTCGTTCCTGAAGAACTACCGGATCCACGACCTCGAGCACGCGCTCTATGAGGGCGGCTCCTGGCTGCTGTTGCTCAACGGCGCGTGGCTCTGGATCTTCAGCCAGCACGTCGCCGGGCCGAAGCCGGCGTTCCTCTTCGACTCGATCTCCGTGCTCACCCTGGGCGCGATCGAGTTCTCCGGCTTCCCGGTCGTCGTCGGCTACCTCGGGCTGGCGCTTGCGGGCGTCGGCGCCCTGCTGTTGGCCATCGGCGAACCAGCCGAACTCGTCGAGGTGCTCTCGCCGATCGTCAACGTCGTCTCCTACGCCCGGATCATGGCCGTGCTGCTCGCGAAGGGCGGGATGGCGCTGGCCGTGAACCTGCTGGCGTTCGGCGCGTACATCGGTGAGGGCGGCGAGGGAAGCTTCCACTTCATCTTCACGCCGAGCCACCTCGAGTACGTGCAGAGTCATCCCGACTCCTACGAGCTCGTCTTCGCGGGGCTGACCACCGCGCCCGATATGCCGATCGTCGGGCTCGTCATCGGCGTGCTCGTCGCGATCGTCGGGCACATCGTCGTGCTTCTGCTCGGAATCACGTCCGCGGGCATTCAGGGCGTGCGTCTCGAGTACGTCGAGTTCTTCGGGAAGTTCTACGAGGGCGGCGGCGAAGCGTACTCCCCGTTCGGCTACGAACGGGAGTACACCGCGAACGAGTAG
- a CDS encoding V-type ATP synthase subunit E — MSLDTVVEDIREEARARAEEIREEADAEADDIVAEAEDDADRIREQKLAEVERQIEREREQTLSSAKLEAKQERLGARRDVLEDVREDVETAIGDLDDDRRRDLTETLLEATLSEFDDDADVVVATREADLDLLEDLLEGRDAEVGDPVDCLGGVVGESDTSRVRVNNTFDSVLEDVWDDELKNLSERLFDQ; from the coding sequence ATGAGTTTGGACACCGTCGTTGAGGACATACGAGAAGAGGCCCGCGCGCGTGCGGAGGAGATCCGCGAGGAGGCCGACGCGGAGGCCGACGACATCGTCGCCGAGGCCGAGGACGACGCCGACCGGATCCGCGAGCAGAAGCTCGCGGAGGTCGAGCGGCAGATCGAGCGGGAGCGCGAACAGACGCTCTCGTCGGCCAAGCTCGAGGCCAAACAGGAGCGACTCGGCGCCCGCCGCGACGTCCTCGAGGACGTTCGGGAGGACGTCGAGACGGCGATCGGCGACCTCGATGACGACCGTCGCCGCGACCTCACGGAGACGCTTCTCGAGGCGACCCTCTCGGAGTTCGACGACGACGCGGACGTCGTCGTCGCCACCCGTGAGGCTGATCTCGACCTCCTCGAGGATCTCCTCGAGGGTCGCGACGCCGAGGTCGGCGACCCCGTCGACTGTCTCGGCGGCGTCGTCGGCGAGAGCGACACCTCCCGCGTTCGCGTGAACAACACCTTCGACTCCGTCCTGGAGGACGTCTGGGACGACGAGCTCAAGAACCTCTCGGAGCGACTGTTCGACCAATGA
- a CDS encoding ATP synthase subunit K, which produces MFEATSELGNVVLQEGQGTLTNPSAAAALAVGLAALGAGYAERGIGSAAVGAMAEDEGLFVNGLILTVLPETLVILALVVVFLV; this is translated from the coding sequence ATGTTTGAAGCTACCAGCGAACTCGGGAACGTCGTACTGCAGGAAGGTCAAGGCACGCTCACGAACCCGTCGGCTGCCGCCGCGCTCGCGGTCGGTCTCGCGGCGCTCGGCGCGGGCTATGCGGAACGAGGCATCGGATCCGCCGCCGTCGGCGCGATGGCCGAGGATGAGGGGCTGTTCGTCAACGGCCTCATCCTGACGGTGCTGCCCGAAACGCTCGTTATCCTCGCGCTGGTCGTCGTCTTCCTGGTCTAA